CCAGCAGGCGCAGCACCTCCGGCGCGGAGGGCCCCGCCCCGGCCGCGGACCCGGCGGCCGCCGCGTAGTGCGTGCGGGCGGTGGCCGCCTCGCCGCGGTGCTCGGCGAGGCGGGCGAGTCCGACGTGGGCGCGGACGTGGTTGCCGAGGGCCTTGACCGCGTGCGGGTCGATCCGTTCCAGCGCCTCGCGATACAGCCGTTCCGCCGTCACGCGGTCCCCTTCCGCGGCGGCGATGTCCGCCTGTCCGCGCAGGGCCGCCGCGAGGCCGTCGGCGTTGCCCGCCGAGGCGGCGAGCTCGGCGGCCCTCGCGTAGGCGGCCCGGCCCGCCCGGGGGTCCTCCTCGGCCAGCTGGTCGCCCCGGTTGACCAGGAGGTCGGCGGAGTCCCCGAGGGCGCCGAGCTGTTCGGTGAGGGCGAGGGCCCGGTCGGTCAGGTCGAGCGCCCGGCCCCGGTCGCCGCGTCCGGCCGCGAGTCCGGCCAGCGCGTCCAGGGCGGCCGCGGTGCTCCAGCGGTCGCCGAGCGCGTCGAACCCGTCGCGGGCCAGGGCGAACTCCCGCTCGCCCGCCGCGGTGTCCCCGGCGCCGAGGTGCCCGAACCCCGCCACGTAGTGGGCCACCGCCCGGGCCCACGGCTCGGGGCAGTCCCGCTGGGCGGAGACCAGCTCGAAGGCGGCCTGTCGCTCCTCGGCCCGGGCCCGGCCGGCGTTGTGCATCATCCAGGCCCGCAGGGCGACCGGATACCGGCCCGCCCGGTCGCCGGGCCACGCCGCCGCCAGCGCCTGCTGCGCCGCGGCGTGGTACCGCCGCCCCTGCTCCTGCCCCCGTTCCGGCCGGACCGGCTGCTCGGCACCGCCGGAGGCCGCGAGCAGCACGCACACCGCGTACTCCTCGCCGAGCCCGGCCGGAGGGTGGTCACCGGTCAGCTCCAGCAGCGAGACGGCGTCCGCCACCACCGCGCCGGCCACGCCGCGGATCCACAGGTAGGTGGCGGCGGAGGCGAGCAGGTCCAGGGCCGCCGTCACCTCCCGAGCCTCGACGGCCCTGCGCAGGACCGCCAGCAGGTTGTCGTGCTCGGCGGCGACCCGTGGCAGCCACCGGAGCTGTCCGGCCCGGCGCAGGTGCGGCTCGGCCTCCCGGAGCAGCCGCCGTACGGACCGGGTGTGGGCGCGTTCCGCCGCCTCCTGCTCGCCCGCCGCCGCGAGCTGTTCGGCCGCGTAGGCGCGAATGGTCTCCAGCATCCGGTACCGGCCGCGGGTGAGCTGCAGGAAGGACTTGTCGGCCAGCGACTCCAGCGTCCCGGCGTCGGTGTCGCACACCTCCGCGGCCAGGTCGGCCGGGGCGCCGCCGGCGAGGACCGCGAACCGGCGGGCGGCCCGCCGCTCGGGTTCGGGGAGCAGGTCCCAGCCCCAGGCGACCACCGAGCGCAGGGTCCGGTGGCGCTGGTCGGCGGTCCGGGCGCCGCGCTCGGTGATCCCGAGCCGGTCGTCGAGCCGGCCGGCGAGTTCGGCCGGGTCCAGGGTGCGCAGCCGTGCCGCGGTCAGCTCGATGGCCAGGGGCAGGCCGTCGACGGCCGCGCAGATCCGCCGGACGAGCTGCGGGTCCGCGGTGAAGCCGCGCCGTACGGCGGCGGCCCGGTCGGTGAACAGCCGCCCGGCCGCGTCCTCGTCGAGCGGGCCCACCGGCCACAGGTGCTCGCCGATCACGCCGAGCGGTTCGCGGCTGGTGGCCAGGATCCGCAGCCGCGGGCAGGCGGCCAGCAGGCGCGCCGCGAGCTGGGCGGTCTGCTCGACGAGGTGCTCGCAGTTGTCCAGGACGAGCAGGACCGACCGGCCGGACAGGGCGGTGGTGAGGCGGTCGAGCGGCCGCGCGGCGTCGGGGTGGAGGCCGGTCCCGCGCAGGCCGAGCGCGCCCAGCAGGGCCTGCGGCAGGGCGGCGCCGTCGCACAGCGGGGCCAGTTCGGCGAAGCACACTTCCCCGGGTGCGGCGGCGGCCAGTTCGGCCGACAGCCGGGTCTTCCCGACGCCGCCGGGGCCGACCAGGGTGACCAGGCGGGCCGTCCGCAGCAGGCCGGTGATCTCGTCCACGTCCTCGCCGCGGCCCACGAAGGAGGTGAGCTGTGCGGGCGGCGCGGCGGGCGACGGCGGCGCGGCGACGTCGGTGTCCAGCAACTCACGGTGCAGGCAGGCCAGTTCGGGCGAGGGGTCGGCGCCCAGCTCCTCGGCCAGGTGCCGTCGGGTCTGGTCGAAGACGAGCAGGGCCTCGGCCTGACCGCCCTCGGCGGCCAGCGCGCGCATCAGCAGGGACGCGAGCTTCTCCCGCAACGGGTGGCGGCTGACGAGTTCCCGCAGTCCGGGCACGGCCGTTCGGTGTTCGCCGAGCCGCAGGGCCGCCTCGAAGCCGTCCTCCAGCGCGCCGAGCCGCACCTCCTCCAGCCGGACCGCCGCCGCCCTGACCGACTCCCGGTCGGCGACCTCGGCCAGGGCCGGCCCGCGCCACAGGCCGACCGCCTCCTCCAGCAGCGCGGCGGCCGGCCGCGGGTCGCCGTCGCGCAAAGCGGCCCGTCCCCGCCGGGTGAGCCGCTCGAACCGGCCGGCGTCCACGGCCTCGGCCGGCACCGCGATCCGGTACCCCGCGCCGGTCCGCTCGATCACCGCCGCCGTGCCGAGGGCCGTCCGCAGCCGGGACACCTGGGACTGCAGGGCGTGCGGCGACAACGGCCGGGCCGGGTCGACCTCCTCGGCCAGCAGGTCGGCCGGGACCACCTCGCCGGGACGGGCCAGCAGCAGCGCCAGCAGCGCCCGCCGGGCCGGCCCGCCGAGCGGGACCTCGGAGTCGTCGTCCCGCCACGCCCTGGTCTCGCCGAGGATTCCGAATCGCATACATCTGATGATCCCTCAAACAGGGTCCCACCCGGGACGATCGGAAGGGATCACGCCCGACGGGTCCGCACGCCTCCGGCCGTCGACGATCGGGCACCTCACGCCGGCACGATCGGGCCGAGCCAGGTCCCTCCCGAGACGTCGATCGTCTGGCCGGTCACCCAGCGCCCCCGCGGACCCGCCAGGAAGCCGACGACCTCGGCGACGTCCTCCGGCTCGCCGAGCCGCCCGAGCGCGGTGATCGCCTCCAGCCCGGCCACCACCTCCGGGATCGCGGTGTGACCCGCCGTCATGTCGGTCCGCACCGCGCCGGGTGCCACCGTGTTCACGGTGATCCCGCGCCGGCCCAGCTCGTTCGCCAGCGAGGGCGCCATCGACTCCAGCGCCGCCTTGCTGACGGTGTAGGCGATCTGGGTGGAGACCGCGAACCGGCTGGCCGTCGAGCCGGTGTTGACGATGCGGCCGCCGTCGTTGAGGAGCGGCAGCGCCCGCTGGATGACGAAGAACGGCGTGCTCACGTTGACCGCCCACAGACGCTCGAACTCCGCCGGGGTGACCGCCGCGATCGGGTTGCCGGAGAGGATGCCCGCGTTGTTGACCAGGATGTCCAGGCCCTCGGCGCCGTACGCCGTCAGCCCGGTGGTCAGCCCCTCGAACAGGCGGTCCAGTGCGCCGTCCTCGCCGAACCGGGCCCGGACGGCGAACGCCCGGCCGCCCTCGGCCTCGATCCGCGCCACGGTCTCCTTCGCCGCCTCCTCGTTGCCCCCGTGGTGCACCGCGACCAGGGCCCCCTCGGCGGCCAGCCGCAGCGCAATGGCCCGCCCGATCCCCCGCGAGGCGCCCGTCACCAGTGCGGTCCTGCCGGTCAGTTCACCCATGGCCGTACTCCTCCGTCCCGGCCGGTCCCCCGCGGAACCGGCGATGACCCCAGCCTGCCGACGCCCGCTCACCGGGCACTCACCGCCGGCTCACCGGCCCTGCGAGCGCCGCTACGCCGGACCCACCTCACCGCCCGCCCCGCCGCCCGCCCCGGAGGAGCCCGCGGCCGCCACCCGCGCCGCGACGGCGTCCAGCAGCAGCGCGAGCGCGCGGCCGCCTACGGCGGGGAGCTGCGGGCCGGCCGACGCCCGGGTCGAACGCACCTACGTCGGCGGCGATCTGGTCCACCTCGCCGAGTAGCGCCCTCGGGTCGGCCCGCCCCGCCTCGGACCAGGCTCCAGAACGCCGGTGGCCGGAGCGCCGGTCCGAGGCGGGCCCGCGGGCTACCGGAACATCCGGTCCCCGGCGGTGGCCATGCGGTGGGTGGCGCCGTGCCGGTTCACCCAGTCACGGACCAGGTTGACGGCGTTGGCGCACTGCCAGCCGCGGTCGTACTCGCGCACTCCGGTGAAGGCGCCGTAGCCCGCGATGATGCCGTCCACCCGCGCGTCGCCCAGCAGCTTGTCGACGTACCACGGGTCGTTGTAGGTGGTCGTCCAGGACAGCGTGGCCGCGAGCTGTCCGGCGGCCCGGTCCGCGGCCCCCTTCTTCAGCTCCGCGCAGGTGCTGCGGCCGGCCTCGGTGCAGTTGCCGAAGCCCTTGGAGATGTCGCTGTCGCCGTAGTCCATCACCCGGCGGCCGGTCGGGATCGCCGCGCCGGACCGGTTGAAGGCGTTCCTGGCCTGGTCGCGGGTCCCGGTCGCGGTCATGCCCTCCAGCGGGCCGAGCCGGCCCTCCAGGCTCTTCCAGCCGCGGCCGTTGACGTCCGGGGTGTTGCCGCCGTGGTACTCGTAGAAGCCGTAGAGCACCTGGATCCCGGCGGCCGTCAGCCGCTGCGCCTTGTCCCGGAGTCCGGCGACGCTGCAGCCGCGGTTCTGCTGCTCCCCGCAGTAGTTGGTCGCGACCGCGGCCGCGCCGAACGACGAGGCGTGAAGCATCCGTTCATCCTGATCCATGCCCTCACGCTAGCCACGCCACCGGCCGTCGGCTACCCCGTTGGTCCCCGAACCGCCCGCCGCCCGACAGGGCCCGGCCTCGGCCCTCGGCCGCTCGGGACGGCCGACCACCGTTCGACACAGCGCTGTCGCCGGTCACCGGCCAGGCCGACGACAGTCACCCCCGCTCGCCCCCGCCGGCCCGCGCGTCGCCGGCGCTACCGCCGCGGTCCGAGCCAGTGCTGCAGCTCCAAGGCGACGCCGACCTGCAGTCCGCGCCCGGGGCGCGGTCGGGGCAGCAGCGCGTCGGCGCGGGCGATGCGGTTGAGGACCGTGTTGCGGTGGGTGTACAGCCGGCGCGCGGCCCGGCTGGCGTTGCAGTCCTCCTGGAGGTAGACGCGCAGCGTCCGGGCGAGTTCGGGGGACGCCTCGGCCAGCGCGCCGAGGGTGGAGGCGACGAACTCGCGTGCCTGGTCCTCGTCGTGGGCGGCCAGGGCGACGACCTGGACGTCCTCGTAGGCGGTGAGACGGGGCGGCCGGTGCATCCGGAACATCAGCCGCTGGGCGGTCAGTGCCTGCTGGTGGCTGAGCCGGAAGCCGGTGGGACCGTCACCCGGCATCCCGGTGGCCGCGTGGACGGTGGTGCCCGTGGCGGCGAGGGCCTCGTCGAGGACCCCGGTGTCCGGCTGCCCCGGATCCGCGATCCAGGCCCACAGCACCGAGATCCCCGCGGCGACGGTGAGGGGCCGCCGGGCGCCCGCCGCCTCGGCGATCGCGTCGGCCGCGGACTCCAGCTCGCCCTGCTCGGTCATCCCGGGCGCCTGCCACAGGACCACGGCCAGGTGACGCCGGCTCAGGTCGTAGCCGAGGCGGGTACTGGCGCGTTCCTCGGCGATGGGCGCGCCCTGGAGCAGGAGGTTCACGGTCTCCAGCCGGCGGGCGGGCATGCCGCCGACGAGCTGGTCGCGTTCGTGCTCCACGTGCTTCTGGACGCCGGCCAGGGTGCGGTCCACGAACCGGGACATCGAGCGGGCCGCCAGGTCGAGGGCGGCGGACAGCACCTCCGGCGGGCCCGGCTCGGCGAGCGCGGCGCGCATCCAGTACCGCCACAGCAGGTTGTGCCCGCGCCAGTAGCCCTGGACCAGGTAGCGCTCGTCGACGCCGCGTCGGACCATGTCGCGCGCCACGTCCAGGATCTGCGCCGTCAGGTCCGCGGGAACCGGGTCGCCGGGCCGGAGCCGGTTGGCGCGGACCCAGCGCCCGACGGTGTCCCGGTTGCTCGCGGCGATCTCCTCGGCCATCACCGGGTCGATC
The window above is part of the Kitasatospora sp. HUAS MG31 genome. Proteins encoded here:
- a CDS encoding BTAD domain-containing putative transcriptional regulator translates to MRFGILGETRAWRDDDSEVPLGGPARRALLALLLARPGEVVPADLLAEEVDPARPLSPHALQSQVSRLRTALGTAAVIERTGAGYRIAVPAEAVDAGRFERLTRRGRAALRDGDPRPAAALLEEAVGLWRGPALAEVADRESVRAAAVRLEEVRLGALEDGFEAALRLGEHRTAVPGLRELVSRHPLREKLASLLMRALAAEGGQAEALLVFDQTRRHLAEELGADPSPELACLHRELLDTDVAAPPSPAAPPAQLTSFVGRGEDVDEITGLLRTARLVTLVGPGGVGKTRLSAELAAAAPGEVCFAELAPLCDGAALPQALLGALGLRGTGLHPDAARPLDRLTTALSGRSVLLVLDNCEHLVEQTAQLAARLLAACPRLRILATSREPLGVIGEHLWPVGPLDEDAAGRLFTDRAAAVRRGFTADPQLVRRICAAVDGLPLAIELTAARLRTLDPAELAGRLDDRLGITERGARTADQRHRTLRSVVAWGWDLLPEPERRAARRFAVLAGGAPADLAAEVCDTDAGTLESLADKSFLQLTRGRYRMLETIRAYAAEQLAAAGEQEAAERAHTRSVRRLLREAEPHLRRAGQLRWLPRVAAEHDNLLAVLRRAVEAREVTAALDLLASAATYLWIRGVAGAVVADAVSLLELTGDHPPAGLGEEYAVCVLLAASGGAEQPVRPERGQEQGRRYHAAAQQALAAAWPGDRAGRYPVALRAWMMHNAGRARAEERQAAFELVSAQRDCPEPWARAVAHYVAGFGHLGAGDTAAGEREFALARDGFDALGDRWSTAAALDALAGLAAGRGDRGRALDLTDRALALTEQLGALGDSADLLVNRGDQLAEEDPRAGRAAYARAAELAASAGNADGLAAALRGQADIAAAEGDRVTAERLYREALERIDPHAVKALGNHVRAHVGLARLAEHRGEAATARTHYAAAAGSAAGAGPSAPEVLRLLGVLGLPEDVVEAVSREGR
- a CDS encoding PucR family transcriptional regulator, which encodes MKHGWAAPSPEVAAHIRATAERLQGTLDELLAEIGQQLAPDTPEAPIDPVMAEEIAASNRDTVGRWVRANRLRPGDPVPADLTAQILDVARDMVRRGVDERYLVQGYWRGHNLLWRYWMRAALAEPGPPEVLSAALDLAARSMSRFVDRTLAGVQKHVEHERDQLVGGMPARRLETVNLLLQGAPIAEERASTRLGYDLSRRHLAVVLWQAPGMTEQGELESAADAIAEAAGARRPLTVAAGISVLWAWIADPGQPDTGVLDEALAATGTTVHAATGMPGDGPTGFRLSHQQALTAQRLMFRMHRPPRLTAYEDVQVVALAAHDEDQAREFVASTLGALAEASPELARTLRVYLQEDCNASRAARRLYTHRNTVLNRIARADALLPRPRPGRGLQVGVALELQHWLGPRR
- a CDS encoding SDR family NAD(P)-dependent oxidoreductase → MGELTGRTALVTGASRGIGRAIALRLAAEGALVAVHHGGNEEAAKETVARIEAEGGRAFAVRARFGEDGALDRLFEGLTTGLTAYGAEGLDILVNNAGILSGNPIAAVTPAEFERLWAVNVSTPFFVIQRALPLLNDGGRIVNTGSTASRFAVSTQIAYTVSKAALESMAPSLANELGRRGITVNTVAPGAVRTDMTAGHTAIPEVVAGLEAITALGRLGEPEDVAEVVGFLAGPRGRWVTGQTIDVSGGTWLGPIVPA